A single genomic interval of Burkholderia sp. HI2500 harbors:
- a CDS encoding cupin domain-containing protein, translating into MSTPFPRELLKAADIAKMEPMRAVHSLNPNAVRLKRQLSDLTGLTQFGVHLLTLMPGHESAEYHRHLYEEEFVYVLSGTGAVTIGERASEIGPGDFIGFPRGGEAHTVQNTGDTPLELLVGGQRLEHDVCEYPRLGKRLYIAGELEDYVDLPKQP; encoded by the coding sequence ATGTCGACTCCCTTTCCCCGGGAACTGCTGAAGGCCGCCGATATCGCGAAGATGGAACCGATGCGCGCGGTGCATTCGCTGAATCCCAATGCCGTTCGTCTCAAGCGACAACTCAGCGACCTGACCGGCTTGACGCAATTCGGTGTTCACCTGCTCACGCTGATGCCTGGTCACGAATCGGCCGAGTATCACCGTCACCTGTACGAAGAAGAGTTCGTGTACGTGCTGTCCGGGACGGGCGCGGTCACGATCGGCGAACGCGCCAGTGAAATCGGGCCGGGCGATTTCATCGGCTTTCCGCGCGGCGGTGAAGCGCATACGGTGCAGAACACCGGCGATACGCCGCTTGAGCTGCTCGTTGGCGGGCAACGGCTCGAACACGACGTCTGCGAATACCCGCGACTCGGCAAGCGGCTGTATATCGCCGGCGAGCTCGAAGACTATGTGGATTTGCCGAAGCAGCCTTGA
- a CDS encoding Zn-dependent hydrolase, with product MILVNQQRLWDSLMEMATIGATAHGGSCRLALSDDDARGRRRFIAWCEAAGCEIRIDPIGNVFARRPGTEPGLPPVTCGSHLDTQPLGGRFDGVFGVLAGLEAIRTLNERGIETRHPIDVVAWTNEEGSRFTPGMMGSAVYAGALDLDYALDRPCMQTGALLRDELERTGFAGPARERQMPKAYFEAHIEQGPVLEQAGLPIGVVTGVQGIYELDVTVTGFESHAGTTPMSVRRDAMGVAAAMIAAIVEHGHTFDDDARVTVGHVACQPNSPSTIPGKVRFSVDVRHPSRPALQRLVADIEAICMQRTALRGTSVQVQTIAEYEPVVFDAACVERVRQATAAAGYPYKEMCSGAGHDAVNLSYVAPSAMVFVPCKAGLSHNEAEDADPVHLAQGASVLANLLADCAR from the coding sequence ATGATTCTCGTTAACCAGCAACGGCTGTGGGATTCGCTGATGGAGATGGCGACGATCGGCGCGACCGCGCACGGCGGCAGCTGCCGGCTCGCGCTCAGCGACGACGACGCGCGCGGCAGGCGCCGCTTCATCGCGTGGTGCGAAGCAGCCGGTTGCGAGATCCGCATCGATCCGATCGGCAACGTGTTCGCTCGCCGGCCGGGCACGGAACCGGGTTTGCCGCCCGTGACGTGCGGCAGCCATCTCGACACGCAGCCGCTCGGCGGCCGATTCGACGGCGTCTTTGGCGTGCTCGCGGGCCTCGAAGCGATTCGTACGCTGAACGAGCGCGGCATTGAAACGCGACATCCGATCGACGTCGTCGCGTGGACCAACGAAGAGGGTTCGCGCTTCACGCCGGGCATGATGGGCTCGGCCGTCTATGCCGGCGCGCTGGATCTCGACTACGCACTGGATCGCCCGTGCATGCAGACGGGCGCGCTGCTGCGCGACGAACTCGAACGCACGGGCTTCGCCGGCCCTGCGCGCGAGCGGCAGATGCCGAAGGCGTATTTCGAAGCGCATATCGAGCAAGGGCCGGTGCTGGAGCAGGCCGGCTTGCCGATCGGCGTCGTGACGGGCGTGCAGGGCATCTACGAACTCGACGTCACGGTGACCGGCTTCGAGTCGCATGCAGGCACGACGCCGATGAGCGTGCGCCGTGACGCGATGGGCGTGGCGGCCGCGATGATCGCTGCGATCGTCGAGCACGGTCACACCTTCGACGACGATGCGCGCGTGACGGTCGGTCATGTCGCGTGCCAGCCGAATTCGCCGAGCACGATTCCGGGCAAGGTCCGGTTCAGCGTCGACGTGCGCCACCCGTCGCGACCGGCGTTGCAGCGACTGGTCGCCGACATCGAAGCGATCTGCATGCAGCGCACCGCGCTGCGCGGCACGAGCGTGCAGGTACAGACGATCGCCGAATACGAGCCGGTGGTGTTCGATGCGGCATGCGTCGAGCGCGTGCGGCAGGCAACGGCTGCCGCCGGCTATCCGTACAAGGAGATGTGCAGCGGTGCGGGGCACGACGCGGTGAACCTGTCGTACGTCGCGCCTTCCGCGATGGTGTTCGTGCCGTGCAAGGCCGGCTTGAGCCACAACGAAGCGGAAGATGCCGATCCGGTGCACCTCGCGCAAGGCGCGTCGGTGCTGGCGAACCTGCTGGCCGATTGCGCGCGCTAG
- a CDS encoding LysR family transcriptional regulator, producing the protein MKLKQLDAFLAVAEHRTIRGAARALGVTQPAISSIVRELEQELGVPLVVRSVKGIALTDYGSAFAIRARLIVEEIQRTRDEIEQLRLGTTGSVSIAVSPTVALTLLPRAFTAFSRDLPGATLNVDDALTATDLARLRDGSLDFIVTHQLSNAIPDPDEFASIPLFRTAFAVVARSRHRLARARSLRELVDAQWCVPRYGDEGDDLVRSIFMPFGIDVPKRVIHCPSFAATLGLVSQTDALGVFARPLADVERKSRGIVALDLAEPMPALTVAIVMRRHALLTPAALHFIECLKGAAATVQGADGA; encoded by the coding sequence ATGAAGCTCAAGCAGCTCGATGCGTTTCTCGCGGTCGCCGAGCATCGCACCATTCGCGGCGCGGCGCGCGCGCTCGGCGTCACGCAACCGGCCATCAGCAGCATCGTGCGCGAGCTCGAACAGGAACTCGGCGTGCCGCTCGTCGTCCGCAGCGTAAAGGGAATTGCGCTGACCGATTACGGCAGCGCGTTTGCGATTCGCGCGCGGCTGATCGTCGAGGAGATCCAGCGCACGCGCGACGAAATCGAGCAGTTGCGGCTCGGCACGACCGGCTCGGTGTCGATCGCGGTCAGCCCGACCGTCGCGCTGACGCTCCTGCCGCGTGCATTCACCGCGTTCTCGCGCGACCTGCCCGGCGCGACGCTGAACGTCGACGATGCGCTGACCGCGACGGATCTCGCGCGACTGCGCGACGGCTCGCTCGACTTCATCGTCACGCATCAGTTGTCGAATGCGATACCGGACCCCGACGAATTCGCGAGCATTCCGTTGTTCCGGACGGCGTTCGCGGTCGTCGCGAGAAGCCGGCATCGGCTCGCGCGCGCCCGCTCGCTGCGCGAGCTCGTCGATGCGCAATGGTGCGTGCCGCGCTACGGCGACGAGGGAGACGATCTGGTGCGCTCGATCTTCATGCCGTTCGGCATCGACGTACCGAAGCGGGTAATCCACTGCCCGTCGTTTGCCGCGACGCTCGGGCTCGTGTCGCAAACGGATGCGCTCGGCGTGTTCGCACGGCCGCTCGCCGACGTCGAACGCAAGTCACGGGGCATCGTCGCGCTGGATCTTGCCGAGCCGATGCCCGCGTTGACGGTCGCGATCGTGATGCGGCGGCATGCGTTGCTGACGCCCGCCGCGCTGCATTTCATCGAGTGCCTGAAGGGGGCGGCTGCAACCGTTCAGGGCGCGGACGGCGCATGA
- a CDS encoding pyridoxal phosphate-dependent decarboxylase family protein, whose protein sequence is MDELALLADADRRAHAYLAATNERRAFPDAAALAGLAAFDEPLPDAGRPADDVLRLLDERGTPATVASNGPNYFGFVIGATLPAAAAAERLMLAWDQCASSYANSPVAATIERQAARWVVDVLGLPEGSAVGFGTSATACTLVALVAARRALLARKGWDVDADGLIGAPEVKVVISELAHITVKKALRVLGFGMKRLVVAPVDTHGRIDPAQLPPLDDMTILCVQAGEVNTGEFDPFAALIPPAKAAGAWVHVDGAFGLWARASSKRALTDGIDGADSWTTDGHKWLNTPYDGAMVICRDAAALATAMNSDAVYLSGAQDAQKNLNLEFSRRARGIPVWAALRSLGRAGVATMVERHCAQAARVADGLRAAGYDVLNRVVLNQVLVRAGTDDETAAILAAAQASGDVWFGATVWQGRPAFRISVSSWRTEDAHIDRLVALLTELRGVHVR, encoded by the coding sequence ATGGACGAACTTGCATTGCTGGCCGACGCCGACCGGCGCGCGCACGCGTATCTGGCCGCGACGAACGAGCGGCGCGCGTTTCCCGACGCGGCCGCACTGGCCGGCCTGGCGGCGTTCGACGAGCCGCTGCCCGACGCGGGCCGCCCCGCCGACGACGTGCTGCGCCTGCTCGACGAGCGCGGCACGCCCGCGACCGTCGCGTCGAACGGCCCGAACTACTTCGGTTTCGTGATCGGCGCCACGCTGCCGGCCGCGGCGGCGGCCGAGCGGTTGATGCTCGCGTGGGACCAGTGCGCGTCGTCGTATGCGAATTCACCGGTGGCCGCGACGATCGAGCGCCAGGCCGCGCGCTGGGTCGTCGACGTGCTCGGATTACCCGAAGGCAGTGCGGTCGGGTTCGGCACGAGCGCGACGGCCTGCACGCTCGTCGCGCTGGTGGCCGCGCGGCGCGCGCTGCTCGCACGCAAGGGCTGGGACGTCGACGCGGACGGCCTGATCGGCGCGCCCGAGGTGAAGGTCGTGATCTCCGAGCTGGCGCACATCACGGTGAAGAAGGCGCTGCGCGTGCTCGGTTTCGGGATGAAGCGCCTCGTCGTCGCGCCGGTCGACACGCATGGCCGGATCGATCCGGCACAGCTGCCGCCCCTCGACGACATGACGATCCTCTGCGTGCAGGCCGGCGAAGTGAACACGGGCGAGTTCGATCCGTTCGCGGCGCTGATTCCGCCCGCGAAGGCGGCCGGCGCGTGGGTGCACGTCGACGGCGCGTTCGGCCTGTGGGCCCGCGCCTCGTCGAAGCGCGCGCTGACGGACGGCATCGACGGCGCGGACAGCTGGACCACCGACGGCCACAAGTGGCTCAACACGCCGTACGACGGCGCGATGGTGATCTGCCGGGACGCGGCCGCGCTCGCGACCGCGATGAACAGCGACGCCGTGTACCTGAGCGGCGCGCAGGACGCGCAGAAGAACCTGAACCTCGAATTCTCGCGGCGCGCGCGCGGCATCCCCGTATGGGCCGCGCTGCGTTCACTCGGCCGCGCCGGCGTGGCCACGATGGTCGAGCGGCATTGCGCGCAGGCGGCGCGGGTCGCGGACGGCCTGCGTGCCGCCGGCTACGATGTGCTGAACCGCGTCGTGCTGAACCAGGTGCTGGTGCGCGCCGGCACCGACGATGAAACGGCGGCGATCCTCGCGGCCGCGCAGGCGTCGGGCGACGTGTGGTTCGGCGCGACGGTGTGGCAGGGGCGGCCGGCGTTCCGGATCAGCGTGTCGTCGTGGCGCACCGAAGACGCGCACATCGATCGTCTCGTGGCGTTGCTGACGGAGCTGCGCGGCGTGCACGTGCGCTGA
- a CDS encoding GH92 family glycosyl hydrolase: MKLRHVVGIGCLAVLSGCGGDQGSTDASVLAQRSNVQGNQNDQGNQNDQGDQNDQGENGGAAKRSVLHSVDPMIGTANLDINADWSSGVRGHGHVYPGATVPFGMVQLGPDTTGGAHTLPWNWDRTSGYQYDDPFITGFTHTHLSGTGIGSGGEVRFLPTLAPVDTATLAKVAADSSITYNASFSHDDETASPGYYRVKMAPVGSGNTPWNVQGAKILAEMTATAHAGVHRYTYFPSAAAQKRSMIVSIDNPIGGSTASGKLQVIDAQTIAGWEITNNWANNKPTYFVARFSKPFDTKRVAFSADGFKAYLTFADGNDSGGAVTVKVGISPSSVADAQANLASEVGAKSFDQVRGAAERVWSAALDRIRIKGGSADQRTMFYTSLYRTMLAPTVYNNADGSYVGTDSTNDGTTSPPTTSKHANPGFDYSSTFSLWDTFRAESPLMTLVQPERVDGWVKSLLTQFRQNGKGELPVWPLAQTETFTMAGHPSIPLIADAYLKHLTSAGIDDIWTALTTTQNASAHGFDQYRQSGYVTAGDNASVSTTQDYSFDDWATAAVGKAAGKSTADYRPYLQRSQNYRNVFNPVPNNGWKFAQPKDAQGNWVAGFDPTAAEKTDFSESNSWVDTWNIFHDFPGLVALLGGKSQFIAQLDRTFDPANPLTFLNNQGFPDLTGRSGQFFAGNEPANHLPYLYDVAGMPSKTQDRVRSVMDDMYSLTLTAGDRALLSGDSLKATLADPRRVRDAAIPGNDDCGQLSAWYVLSALGIYSLNPVGGVFYLGTPLFEEATIDIPVASGGGDGKSLKFGATRRFKVTAHTAGGGAPSSVNRYVQSVSLNGTPLHRPYITYDEMKAGGTLDFVMGSTPNDAWVSTWNGQDPNSALAPSLALAGT; encoded by the coding sequence ATGAAGCTACGTCATGTGGTGGGTATCGGGTGCCTTGCCGTGTTGTCGGGGTGCGGCGGCGATCAGGGTTCGACGGATGCGAGCGTGCTCGCGCAGCGGTCGAACGTGCAGGGCAACCAGAACGATCAAGGCAACCAGAACGACCAGGGCGATCAGAACGATCAAGGCGAAAACGGCGGCGCGGCCAAGCGGTCGGTGCTGCACAGCGTCGATCCGATGATCGGTACCGCGAATCTCGACATCAACGCAGACTGGAGCAGCGGCGTGCGGGGCCACGGCCACGTGTACCCGGGCGCGACCGTGCCGTTCGGGATGGTGCAGCTCGGGCCGGACACGACCGGCGGTGCGCACACGCTGCCGTGGAACTGGGATCGCACGTCGGGCTACCAGTACGACGATCCGTTCATCACCGGCTTCACGCATACGCACCTGTCGGGCACCGGCATCGGCTCGGGCGGCGAAGTGCGGTTCCTGCCGACGCTGGCGCCGGTCGACACCGCGACGCTGGCGAAGGTCGCGGCCGATTCGTCGATCACCTACAACGCGTCGTTCAGCCACGACGACGAAACCGCGAGCCCCGGCTACTACCGCGTGAAGATGGCGCCGGTCGGCAGCGGCAACACGCCGTGGAACGTGCAGGGCGCGAAGATCCTCGCGGAGATGACGGCCACCGCGCATGCGGGCGTGCATCGCTACACGTATTTCCCGAGCGCGGCCGCACAGAAGCGCAGCATGATCGTCAGCATCGACAACCCGATCGGCGGCTCGACCGCGAGCGGCAAGCTCCAGGTGATCGATGCGCAGACGATCGCCGGCTGGGAGATCACGAACAACTGGGCGAACAACAAGCCGACGTATTTCGTCGCGCGTTTCTCGAAGCCGTTCGATACGAAGCGCGTTGCATTCAGCGCCGACGGCTTCAAGGCCTACCTGACGTTCGCCGACGGCAACGACAGCGGCGGCGCGGTGACGGTGAAGGTCGGCATCTCGCCGTCGAGCGTCGCGGATGCGCAGGCCAATCTCGCCTCGGAAGTCGGCGCGAAGTCGTTCGACCAGGTGCGCGGCGCGGCCGAGCGCGTGTGGAGCGCCGCGCTCGACCGGATCCGGATCAAGGGCGGCAGCGCCGACCAGCGGACGATGTTCTACACGTCGCTGTACCGCACGATGCTCGCGCCGACCGTCTACAACAATGCGGACGGCAGCTACGTCGGCACCGATTCGACCAACGACGGCACGACGTCGCCGCCGACCACGAGCAAGCATGCGAATCCGGGCTTCGACTATTCGTCGACGTTCTCGCTGTGGGACACCTTCCGCGCCGAGTCGCCGTTGATGACGCTGGTGCAGCCCGAGCGCGTCGACGGCTGGGTGAAGTCGCTGCTCACGCAGTTCAGGCAGAACGGCAAGGGCGAGCTGCCGGTGTGGCCGCTCGCGCAGACGGAAACCTTCACGATGGCCGGCCACCCGTCGATCCCGCTGATCGCCGATGCATACCTGAAGCACCTGACGAGCGCGGGCATCGACGACATCTGGACTGCATTGACGACCACGCAGAACGCGAGCGCGCACGGCTTCGACCAGTACCGGCAGAGCGGCTACGTGACCGCGGGCGACAACGCATCGGTGTCGACGACGCAGGACTATTCGTTCGACGACTGGGCGACGGCCGCGGTCGGCAAGGCGGCGGGCAAGAGCACGGCCGACTACCGGCCCTACCTGCAGCGCAGCCAGAACTACCGGAACGTGTTCAACCCGGTGCCGAACAACGGCTGGAAGTTTGCGCAGCCGAAGGATGCGCAGGGCAACTGGGTCGCGGGCTTCGACCCGACGGCCGCCGAGAAGACGGACTTCTCCGAATCGAATTCGTGGGTCGATACGTGGAACATCTTCCACGACTTCCCCGGCCTCGTGGCGCTGCTCGGCGGCAAGAGCCAGTTCATCGCGCAGCTCGACCGCACGTTCGATCCGGCCAATCCGCTGACCTTCCTCAACAACCAGGGCTTTCCGGACCTGACCGGACGCAGCGGCCAGTTCTTCGCGGGGAACGAGCCGGCGAACCACCTGCCGTACCTGTACGACGTCGCGGGGATGCCGTCGAAGACGCAGGATCGCGTGCGGTCGGTGATGGACGACATGTACTCGCTGACGCTGACGGCCGGCGATCGCGCGCTGCTCAGTGGCGACAGCCTGAAGGCCACGCTGGCCGATCCGCGCCGCGTGCGCGATGCGGCGATTCCCGGCAACGACGATTGCGGGCAGTTGTCCGCGTGGTACGTGCTGTCCGCGCTTGGCATTTATTCGCTGAATCCGGTGGGCGGCGTGTTCTACCTCGGCACGCCGCTGTTCGAGGAGGCGACGATCGACATTCCGGTGGCGTCGGGCGGCGGGGACGGCAAGAGCCTGAAGTTCGGCGCGACGCGGCGCTTCAAGGTGACCGCGCATACGGCCGGCGGCGGCGCGCCGTCATCGGTCAATCGCTATGTCCAGTCGGTCAGCCTGAACGGCACGCCGCTGCATCGGCCGTATATCACGTACGACGAGATGAAGGCCGGCGGCACGCTCGACTTCGTGATGGGGTCGACGCCGAACGACGCATGGGTGAGCACCTGGAACGGGCAGGATCCGAACAGCGCGCTCGCGCCGTCGCTGGCGCTGGCCGGCACGTAG
- a CDS encoding GH92 family glycosyl hydrolase, with the protein MSRNWGLGTALLALCVVLSACGGDGDSPSVAAANLSAAAQSQGNENGNGGNDNGNENDNSNGNESSKKNADIRVAQYVNPLIGTDYATDQPADPVGSGLGGGTFPGPTVPFGMMQWSPMTPTAQYDSSKGDGSGFSGGYWYGDTSINAFSILHLSGTGCWANGGYLNVMPQLAPGDAGTPASFTHANETAQAGYYGVTLGNGIKAELTTTVRTGFARFTYPALAQGQQATIAIDPTVLNNRAQGTTADTISQVGDRALSGTIAGGGFCWAGHAVPVYYYAEFSQPFASKPALSNNSPVTVTFNVDRKHPDVMMKLGISFVSEANAKANLRAENPETDAQGNRNWRFDTVRRAASTAWNARLNAIQVTGGSDADKTKFYTALYHASLHPNVFNDVNGQYPDFYASNGAAAAPTRQVEKGRTMYANFSGWDIDRSFIQLQALLDPVRTSDIVQSLVLDAKACGAFPRWAYFNTETAVMPGDAGSIIVANAHAFGATNFDTQAALSIMKNSTAPGAACAGTPVMGSRADYDRLGYVPSSGSGDNQTASNTLEYAVRDFAVSRFATALGDTTTAGALLKSSGNWHNLFDQGAIQPKTSAGAWVTDGTGFMEGNAEQYTWYVPHDLAGVVAQAGGAAPVVKRLDTFFTHLNIGTVQPYFYVGNEVTMAVPWVYAWAGAPSHTQRVLHASLANEFGTGAAGLPGNDDLGAISGWYVWAALGLYPVVPGVSGVALSSPQFEKITVRVGQKDGSYRLLHIVAPGAGSGDNASFYVKSLKLNGAPYSTAWLPFEQIAKGGKLSYAMTADASATTWGTDASAMPSFPRAASAP; encoded by the coding sequence ATGTCCAGGAACTGGGGGTTGGGAACGGCGCTGCTGGCGCTGTGCGTGGTCTTGTCTGCCTGCGGTGGTGATGGCGATTCACCGTCGGTGGCCGCGGCGAACCTGTCGGCTGCCGCGCAGTCGCAGGGCAATGAAAACGGCAACGGCGGCAACGACAACGGTAACGAAAACGACAACAGCAACGGCAACGAGTCGTCGAAGAAAAACGCCGACATCCGCGTCGCGCAATACGTCAATCCGCTGATCGGCACCGACTACGCGACCGACCAGCCGGCCGACCCGGTCGGCTCGGGTCTCGGCGGCGGCACGTTCCCGGGGCCGACGGTCCCGTTCGGGATGATGCAATGGAGCCCGATGACGCCGACTGCCCAATACGACAGCAGCAAGGGCGACGGCTCCGGTTTCTCCGGCGGCTACTGGTACGGCGACACGTCGATCAATGCATTCAGCATCCTGCACCTGAGCGGCACCGGCTGCTGGGCGAACGGCGGCTACCTGAACGTGATGCCGCAGCTCGCACCGGGCGACGCCGGCACGCCGGCCAGCTTCACTCACGCGAACGAAACCGCGCAGGCCGGCTATTACGGCGTCACGCTCGGCAACGGCATCAAGGCCGAGCTGACGACGACGGTGCGCACCGGCTTCGCCCGCTTCACGTATCCGGCACTCGCGCAGGGCCAGCAGGCGACGATCGCGATCGATCCGACCGTGCTGAACAACCGCGCGCAGGGCACGACGGCCGACACAATCAGCCAGGTCGGCGACCGCGCGTTGTCGGGCACGATCGCGGGCGGCGGATTCTGCTGGGCCGGGCATGCGGTGCCCGTCTACTACTACGCGGAATTCAGCCAGCCGTTCGCGTCGAAGCCGGCGTTGTCGAACAACAGCCCGGTGACGGTGACGTTCAATGTCGACCGCAAGCATCCCGACGTGATGATGAAGCTCGGCATCTCGTTCGTCAGCGAAGCGAATGCGAAGGCGAACCTGCGCGCGGAGAATCCGGAGACGGATGCGCAAGGCAACCGGAACTGGCGATTCGACACCGTGCGCCGCGCGGCGAGCACCGCGTGGAACGCGCGCCTGAACGCGATCCAGGTCACCGGCGGCAGCGACGCCGACAAGACGAAGTTCTACACCGCGCTGTATCACGCGTCGCTGCACCCGAACGTGTTCAACGACGTGAACGGCCAGTATCCGGACTTCTACGCGTCGAACGGCGCAGCGGCCGCGCCGACACGTCAGGTCGAGAAAGGCCGCACGATGTACGCGAACTTCTCCGGCTGGGACATCGACCGCTCGTTCATCCAGCTGCAGGCGCTGCTCGACCCGGTGCGCACCAGCGACATCGTGCAGTCGCTCGTGCTCGATGCGAAGGCGTGCGGCGCGTTCCCGCGCTGGGCGTACTTCAATACCGAGACGGCCGTGATGCCGGGCGATGCGGGCTCGATCATCGTCGCGAACGCCCATGCGTTCGGTGCGACGAACTTCGACACGCAGGCCGCGCTGTCGATCATGAAGAACAGCACGGCGCCGGGCGCCGCGTGCGCCGGCACGCCGGTGATGGGCAGCCGCGCGGACTACGACCGGCTCGGCTACGTGCCGTCGTCGGGCTCGGGCGACAACCAGACCGCGTCGAACACGCTCGAATATGCGGTGCGCGATTTCGCGGTGTCGCGCTTCGCGACGGCGCTCGGCGACACGACGACGGCCGGTGCGCTGCTGAAGTCGAGCGGCAACTGGCACAACCTGTTCGATCAGGGCGCGATCCAGCCGAAGACGTCGGCCGGCGCGTGGGTCACCGACGGCACCGGCTTCATGGAAGGCAATGCCGAGCAGTACACGTGGTACGTGCCGCACGATCTCGCCGGCGTGGTCGCGCAGGCGGGCGGCGCCGCGCCGGTCGTCAAGCGCCTCGACACGTTCTTCACGCACCTGAACATCGGCACCGTGCAGCCGTATTTCTACGTCGGCAACGAAGTGACGATGGCCGTGCCGTGGGTCTACGCATGGGCCGGCGCGCCGTCGCATACGCAGCGCGTGCTGCACGCGTCGCTCGCGAACGAGTTCGGCACCGGCGCGGCCGGGCTGCCGGGCAACGATGATCTCGGCGCGATCTCCGGCTGGTACGTGTGGGCCGCGCTCGGTCTTTATCCGGTCGTGCCGGGCGTCAGCGGCGTCGCGCTGTCGAGCCCGCAGTTCGAGAAGATCACGGTGCGCGTCGGGCAGAAGGACGGCAGCTACCGACTGTTGCACATCGTCGCGCCGGGTGCAGGCTCGGGCGACAACGCGTCGTTCTATGTGAAGTCGCTGAAGCTGAACGGCGCACCTTACTCCACCGCGTGGCTGCCGTTCGAGCAGATCGCGAAGGGCGGAAAGCTGTCGTACGCGATGACGGCCGACGCGAGCGCCACGACCTGGGGCACCGACGCATCGGCGATGCCGTCGTTCCCGCGGGCGGCCAGCGCGCCGTAA
- a CDS encoding type II toxin-antitoxin system VapC family toxin yields MMFVLDTNVVSELRKVRTGKADKGLVAWSSTVDAPTLFVSAITIMELETGVLQIERRDTAQGALLRAWLDGHVLPEFAGRVLPVDTAVAQRCARLHVPDRRSERDALIAATALVHGMTVVTRNVADFVETGVPIVNPWD; encoded by the coding sequence ATGATGTTCGTCCTCGATACCAACGTTGTTTCGGAACTCAGGAAGGTGCGAACCGGCAAGGCGGACAAAGGCCTGGTGGCATGGAGTTCAACCGTCGACGCACCCACGCTTTTTGTCTCGGCAATCACGATCATGGAGCTGGAGACAGGCGTCTTGCAAATCGAACGCCGGGACACGGCTCAAGGTGCGCTTCTGCGGGCATGGCTTGACGGGCATGTCCTGCCGGAGTTCGCGGGTCGCGTGCTGCCGGTTGATACTGCGGTCGCGCAACGATGCGCACGACTCCATGTACCGGATCGGCGGTCGGAGCGGGACGCACTCATTGCCGCAACGGCGCTCGTGCATGGCATGACCGTCGTGACGCGCAATGTCGCCGATTTTGTTGAAACCGGCGTTCCTATCGTTAATCCGTGGGATTGA
- a CDS encoding ArsR/SmtB family transcription factor codes for MDDVTRISALANESRLAVMRWLKQPRKHFPPQPHGDVDELGVCCTYITEKLGIAPATTTRHMRILADAGLVQATRVGKFTYYKRIDGALQQLGRDLLQL; via the coding sequence ATGGACGACGTCACCCGCATCAGCGCACTGGCCAACGAAAGCCGTCTGGCCGTGATGCGCTGGCTCAAGCAGCCGCGCAAGCATTTCCCGCCGCAGCCGCACGGCGATGTCGACGAACTCGGCGTGTGCTGCACGTACATCACCGAGAAGCTCGGCATCGCGCCGGCTACGACCACGCGCCACATGCGCATCCTCGCGGATGCCGGGCTCGTGCAGGCGACCCGCGTCGGCAAGTTCACGTACTACAAGCGGATCGACGGCGCGCTGCAGCAGCTCGGCCGCGATCTTTTGCAACTCTGA
- a CDS encoding SDR family NAD(P)-dependent oxidoreductase produces the protein MDAPLPPMSAPISETEPETETVAEPRASRVHRPVALVTGSTSGIGAAIARRLAADGYAVILHSRRSADEGRAMARELGAAYVQADLADDNERVRLIREAVAMHGRLDVLVNNAGVSRVIPHDDLAAATPDVWREMHEINVIAPFRLVAEAEAALREAASHGRAGCVVNVSSHAGVRPKGASIPYAAAKAALNHTTRLLAKTLAPAIRVNAVAPGLVDTPLTADWTDAQQLWRERAPMRRPATPDDIAQTVAMLVASDYVTGEIVMLDGGMNLT, from the coding sequence ATGGACGCGCCGCTCCCGCCGATGTCTGCCCCGATTTCCGAAACGGAACCTGAAACCGAAACCGTCGCCGAGCCGCGCGCATCGCGCGTGCATCGGCCGGTCGCGCTCGTCACCGGATCGACGTCGGGGATCGGCGCGGCGATCGCGCGCCGTCTGGCGGCGGACGGCTACGCGGTGATCCTGCATTCGCGCCGCTCGGCCGACGAGGGACGTGCGATGGCGCGCGAACTCGGTGCGGCCTATGTGCAGGCCGATCTCGCCGACGATAACGAGCGTGTGCGGCTGATCCGCGAAGCCGTGGCCATGCACGGGCGGCTCGACGTGCTCGTCAACAATGCGGGCGTCAGCCGCGTGATTCCGCATGACGATCTCGCTGCGGCGACGCCCGACGTGTGGCGCGAGATGCACGAGATCAACGTGATTGCGCCGTTCCGGCTCGTCGCCGAGGCGGAGGCCGCGCTGCGCGAGGCGGCGTCGCATGGGCGGGCCGGGTGCGTGGTGAACGTCAGCTCGCATGCGGGCGTGCGGCCGAAAGGCGCGTCGATTCCGTATGCGGCGGCGAAGGCCGCGCTCAATCACACGACGCGGCTGCTCGCGAAAACGCTCGCGCCGGCGATTCGCGTCAATGCGGTCGCGCCGGGGCTCGTCGATACGCCGCTCACGGCCGACTGGACGGATGCGCAGCAGCTTTGGCGCGAGCGCGCGCCGATGCGCCGTCCGGCGACGCCGGATGACATCGCGCAGACGGTCGCGATGCTCGTCGCGTCCGATTACGTGACGGGCGAGATCGTGATGCTCGACGGGGGAATGAACCTGACTTGA